GGCTTTGGGAAAGAAATGTGGCAAATCGCCCAATCCCCCATCAAAAGTAGGAGATGTAGCATTGGCAAAAAGCCTTTCAGCTCCCAACAGTGACCCGAGTGCCGCAGCTCCCAACCCCATGGAAGTCTTGGTCAGGAAATTGCGACGGTCCATTTTTCTTTCTACTTTTTGTAAATCCTTGTTATTGGATCGTATTGGTTTATGATCACACATGGTTTTATCTTTTTGTTATCGCTGCATCTGAATTAATAATCGCACTGGCTACCACCGCATTGGCAACCACTGTAGGCTGATCCAAATCGGTCTGCACGACATATTGCCCTGCTTCCAACCAACCTTTCATCTTGTCTGGATTCTGAGAAAACTTCTCCAATTCGTGCTCTCTGAGACGGAGCAAAATGGCGAGTTCTTCTTCCTTGATTTCTCGTCCCGTCAACGAGACAAAAGCGGATCGTATCCCCTGCTCTGCACTGTCTGCTTGTGAGATCTCTGCACCTATTTTTTTAGACATTTCTACATAAGCTGGATCGTTGAGCAGTACCAAAGCCTGCAGTGGCGTATTGGTTTTTTGTCGTCTCACCGTGCATTCGTTTCGATCGGGCTGATCAAAAGTCCCCTGCGTCGGAAGCGGCACACTACGCTTCCAGAAGGTGTACAAACTTCGCCTGTACATGTCACTACCACTGTCAGGCACATAGGTATTGGCATTCATTTGCCAGAGGCCCTCTGGCTGATAGGGTTTGACACTCGGGCCACCTATCGTATCATTGAGTAGCGCACTCGCCAGTAGGGCATTGTCCCGCATCATTTCGCTGGTCAGCCTCGCATTAGGCCCGCGAGCCAAGAGGACATTGGACGGGTCTCGCTCACGTAGCTGGGCATCACAGTAGGAACTTTGGCGGTAAGTGGACGACATCACGATTTTCTTTTGCAACGCCTTGACATCCCATCCACTGTGCATAAAATCCAAAGCCAACCAATCCAGCAGTTCCATGTGACTCGGCATCTCACCTTGATTGCCAAAATCCTCCGTCGTACGGACAATTCCTCGCCCAAAGTAGTTCTGCCAATAACGGTTGACAGCTACGCGTGCCGTCAGTGGATGCTCAGGCAAGAAAAGCCACTTGGCCAAGCCCAGACGGTTGCGCGGCAGACTATCTGGGAACGGCAAGATGCTCTCGGGTGTATTGGGAAATACCTCCTCACCATACGCGCTATACTGTCCCCGCTCCAGAACATAGGCTTGACGAGGTGTTTCCATTTCCTTCATCACCATGACCTGCTTGACGGGTTCTACCTCCTCGTTGAGTCTGCTACGCTGAGCCATCAATTCCGTCTGTTTGGCTCGATATGCCTTTGATTTTCTATAAAGGTAATATTCTTGTAGGATGGCCTTTTCCTCCGCCAACAGGTCTGCAGGAGCCTTGCTCAGTATTTGACCCAACTGATCGCTCTCCGCCAGTGCCGCTACTTCCAAAGCAGAAAGCGTACGGTCAAATACAGTCACTTCATCTGCACGACCCTTTCTCAACCCAATCCCCCGCCAACGTGCACCGATCATCAAACCTGGCTCCATCGGCTCAGCATAGATTTGGTCTTCATAGTCATGAAACAGGATGTCCTTGTAGAGATTATCAATGTTCACTTGGGTGACCAACTCCCTCCCATTCATGTAGAGACGCAATCCCTCTGCCTGACTCGATCCATCGTAAGTCATGGTCAATTGTACCCACTCCTCCTTGGGCAGCTCCATTTGACTTACTTCCTCGATGGCATTGTCTGGCCATGTATGTGCCATCACCATTTCAAGTTTGTTGTCTTTGAGATACAAATGATAGCCCTTCTTGCTGTGCAGCATCACGGCGATGTTTTTGTGAAAAATCACGCCCTCCTTCACAGAGTCTGGCACATATACCCACAACCCAATGCTAAAAGGTTCGCTGCGGTCGTAAATGCCTACGGGTTTCAGATCCAACCAAGCATCCCCATCCAGATCGATGGCCTTGCCTCGCTTGCCCGCTGCGAATGTCGCTGGCCCTGCCTGCTGATACATCAATCCCATCTTGCCCGACTGTCCACTGATTTGATCCATCAGGTTGTGATCCAAATCAAACTTGGCCACAGCCCCTTCTAGCAACTCCTTCTTGCTCAGCTGAGTGTATTTCCCTTCCGCTATCCAAGCATTGACCTCTCCAAGTTCCTTTTCTTTGGCCTCTGCCAAACCCTCTTCGGATTGATCAATCAATGACTCTACGTAACTAATGATCTCTTCTTGTTCTTTGGTAGGTACAAGTATGTTGGGTACAGGAATATCATCAGCGTCCCACGAGATTTGTCCCGTTTCATTGATATTGTTGAAGAAGGCAAACAATTCGTAATGGTTCTTTTGGGAAATCGGATCGTACTTGTGATCATGGCACCTGGCACAAGCCACGGTGAGTCCCATCACGCCAGTACTCAATACGGCAGTACGATCCGCCACATACTCCACTCGAAACTCCTCATCCACGATACCTCCTTCGGCATTTTGAGGATGCAGACGGTTGAAACCCGTCGCGATAATCTGTTCGCGCGATGCATCAGGGAACAAGTCCCCAGCCAACTGCCAAGTCAAGAACTGATCGTAAGGCATGTTGGCATTGAATGACTCGATCACCCAATCACGCCACGGACTCATGTCACGGTATCGGTCGATCTGGTAGCCATGCGTATCTGCATAGCGAGCCAAATCAAGCCAGTCCACCGCCATCTTCTCACCATAGTGCGGAGAGGCCAACAACCTATCGACTTGTTTTTCATAAGCATCGGGTCGCTCATCGCTCAAAAATGCCTTTATCTCTTGTGGTGTGGGTGGTAAACCTGTCAAATCAAGCGATACTCTGCGCAAGAGCAACTCCTTGTCCGCTTGCGGAGAAGGGGTCAAGCCTTTCTGCTCCAATCTAGCACTGATGAAACGATCGATGGCATTGGTCGCCCACTGTTGTCCCGCGGCAGGTAACGCTACTTCCTTCGGTGCCTCAAATGCCCAATGTGGTTTGTACACTGCGCCCTCTTCTATCCATTTGACCAAAATTGCCTTTTCATAAGCCGTCAGTTTCAGGTTAGATTCGGGGTTGGGCATGATCACTTCTGGATCTGAACTCAAAATACGATGAGCCACCTCACTCTTGGCCAAATTCCTTGGCACGATGGCATACTTGCCTGGTGACTCTGGGAGTTCCGCATAGGCTGTCGTTGCTTCATGCAATTGTAGCCCTGCTACTATCTTCCCCTTGTCTGGTCCGTGACAAGCAAAACACTTGTCCGACAAAATAGGCTTGACATGAACGTTAAAATCCAACTCTTGGGGCAGGCTTTGATAAGCTACGGCGACTTCTTCGGGCAAGTCTGGCTGACAAGCTGACAACCCGATGATCACCAAGATATACCTACACATCGTACGCCATAGGTTTTGTAATGTATTTGTCCTCTTCATGCTTTGAAAATTCACTTTTCACTTTTACAATTTGACTATCCCAAAGATGACATCATCAGCCTACCAAGCCTAATATTCGATATAGACTCCATATAGACAGAAGCAAATTTTAATCTATCTATATTGCTTCAAAAATGCATTTCATGCAGTTTTGAAAAGGTTTTCACTCGAAAAGACCAAATGACAAGACAAATAACACATAGACTCTGCTTGATTTTTTTGTTAGCAATAGGATGTAGGTCTGCACAGTCCAGCAGCAGTACAACTGCTACAGATTTACCCTTTCTGATCACGCCCAGATTCATTCAAAGTCAAATGGGAGACAGCACCACTACCCAACAAGAAAACCAGATACGTGAATGGCTAAAAAAAGGGGACACCCTGCAAGCCATACCTGCTCTCAATAAGCTCGCCATGCGCTATAGCAACCGTGTAGACTACAGTCAGGCCTATGACTGCTACTGGCAAGCGCTCCTGCTGGCAGAACAGGTCGGTGACAAACGTACCCAAGCAGACTCCTACAACGGACTGGGAATCCTCTACAGTCTCTACGAACGAAGAGACGCCGCTCTGGACAGCTACCTCCAATCCCTCACCATCAACAAGCGATTACTCGCTGCGGGTGAAATTGACTCTCTCAAATTGCGAGACAACTATTTCGCTTTAGCGATCCATTTTAGATATCAAAACGAAGTGTCTCTTGCCAATGCCTACCTTGACAGTTGTGAAAGTATCCCTCTAAAAAGTCCTTATGCCAATACCCTAGTCAAAGCCGAACGGGCCTACCTCCTGATCCAATCGCACCACTATCCAGAAGCAGAAGCACTGTTGCTTACTCTCCAAGCAGAGCTCACAGACTTCCTTCCTTCCTATCTGGTGATCTATCACTCACTACTTGGCGACTTGTACGTTGCGTGGGAGGCTTTCGCCAAAGCACAGACGCACTACCATCTGGCACTCAACTCCGCCAAAACCCATTTGGCACACCTTAATTTTGTCCCCGACACCTATTTCAAATTGTCCAAGGTCATGA
The DNA window shown above is from Reichenbachiella sp. 5M10 and carries:
- a CDS encoding DUF1553 domain-containing protein — translated: MCRYILVIIGLSACQPDLPEEVAVAYQSLPQELDFNVHVKPILSDKCFACHGPDKGKIVAGLQLHEATTAYAELPESPGKYAIVPRNLAKSEVAHRILSSDPEVIMPNPESNLKLTAYEKAILVKWIEEGAVYKPHWAFEAPKEVALPAAGQQWATNAIDRFISARLEQKGLTPSPQADKELLLRRVSLDLTGLPPTPQEIKAFLSDERPDAYEKQVDRLLASPHYGEKMAVDWLDLARYADTHGYQIDRYRDMSPWRDWVIESFNANMPYDQFLTWQLAGDLFPDASREQIIATGFNRLHPQNAEGGIVDEEFRVEYVADRTAVLSTGVMGLTVACARCHDHKYDPISQKNHYELFAFFNNINETGQISWDADDIPVPNILVPTKEQEEIISYVESLIDQSEEGLAEAKEKELGEVNAWIAEGKYTQLSKKELLEGAVAKFDLDHNLMDQISGQSGKMGLMYQQAGPATFAAGKRGKAIDLDGDAWLDLKPVGIYDRSEPFSIGLWVYVPDSVKEGVIFHKNIAVMLHSKKGYHLYLKDNKLEMVMAHTWPDNAIEEVSQMELPKEEWVQLTMTYDGSSQAEGLRLYMNGRELVTQVNIDNLYKDILFHDYEDQIYAEPMEPGLMIGARWRGIGLRKGRADEVTVFDRTLSALEVAALAESDQLGQILSKAPADLLAEEKAILQEYYLYRKSKAYRAKQTELMAQRSRLNEEVEPVKQVMVMKEMETPRQAYVLERGQYSAYGEEVFPNTPESILPFPDSLPRNRLGLAKWLFLPEHPLTARVAVNRYWQNYFGRGIVRTTEDFGNQGEMPSHMELLDWLALDFMHSGWDVKALQKKIVMSSTYRQSSYCDAQLRERDPSNVLLARGPNARLTSEMMRDNALLASALLNDTIGGPSVKPYQPEGLWQMNANTYVPDSGSDMYRRSLYTFWKRSVPLPTQGTFDQPDRNECTVRRQKTNTPLQALVLLNDPAYVEMSKKIGAEISQADSAEQGIRSAFVSLTGREIKEEELAILLRLREHELEKFSQNPDKMKGWLEAGQYVVQTDLDQPTVVANAVVASAIINSDAAITKR